One segment of Phaeacidiphilus oryzae TH49 DNA contains the following:
- a CDS encoding MarR family winged helix-turn-helix transcriptional regulator, translating into MTRTNGRRVRDGDAWRAGALLRPVHQRMHRTIDLALAPLGTSMSQYVVLLAVEEAKGASAHELAVRTYQTDQSIGALLRRLVESGLVERDAGPGRIHRHRLSEAGRRLVERCEEPVRTALESEFAALEAAEVRQLRALLEKL; encoded by the coding sequence ATGACTCGTACCAACGGACGCCGGGTCCGGGACGGCGACGCCTGGCGGGCCGGTGCGCTGCTGCGTCCCGTGCACCAGCGGATGCACCGGACGATCGACCTCGCGCTCGCCCCGCTGGGCACGTCCATGTCCCAGTACGTGGTGCTGCTCGCGGTGGAGGAGGCCAAGGGCGCCTCGGCGCACGAACTCGCCGTGCGGACGTACCAGACCGACCAGTCGATCGGTGCGCTGCTGCGCAGGCTGGTCGAGTCCGGCCTGGTGGAGCGGGACGCCGGGCCCGGCCGCATCCACCGCCACCGGCTCAGCGAGGCGGGGCGGCGGCTGGTCGAGCGCTGCGAGGAGCCGGTCCGCACCGCCCTGGAGTCCGAGTTCGCCGCGCTCGAGGCGGCGGAGGTGCGCCAACTGCGGGCGCTGCTGGAGAAGTTGTAG
- a CDS encoding FAD binding domain-containing protein, translating into MKPGPFDYAAPASLDEMLALLSDPEREAKVLAGGQSLIPMLNMRLARPDLLVDITGLPGLDVLAVDPATGALRIGAAVRQSAVAADPAVGAGWPLLAAAAGHIGHPQIRNRGTVCGSLVHHDPAAELPAAAVALDAELVVAGPRGTRTVPAADFFLGTFATAVEPDELLIEAVLPAVPAGAGWGFAELARRHGDFAAVGVAVLVAEGHARVVCFGAGFTPVRLPAAEAAALAGDPAAARQALRAGLEPPGDVHASGEWRREAAEELLVQALEDAWERRS; encoded by the coding sequence GTGAAACCGGGCCCCTTCGACTACGCCGCGCCGGCCTCGCTCGACGAGATGCTGGCGCTGCTCTCCGATCCCGAGCGGGAGGCGAAGGTGCTGGCCGGCGGCCAGTCCCTGATCCCGATGCTGAACATGCGGCTGGCCCGACCGGACCTGCTGGTGGACATCACCGGGCTGCCCGGCCTCGACGTCCTCGCCGTCGACCCGGCCACCGGCGCGCTGCGGATCGGCGCCGCCGTACGGCAGTCCGCCGTCGCCGCCGACCCGGCGGTGGGCGCCGGCTGGCCGCTGCTCGCCGCGGCCGCCGGGCACATCGGCCACCCGCAGATCCGCAACCGCGGCACCGTCTGCGGCAGCCTGGTCCACCACGACCCGGCCGCCGAGCTGCCGGCCGCCGCGGTCGCGCTGGACGCCGAGCTGGTGGTGGCCGGACCGCGCGGGACGCGGACCGTGCCCGCCGCCGACTTCTTCCTCGGCACCTTCGCCACCGCCGTCGAGCCGGACGAACTGCTCATCGAGGCGGTGCTGCCGGCCGTCCCCGCCGGCGCCGGCTGGGGCTTCGCCGAACTCGCCCGGCGGCACGGGGACTTCGCCGCGGTGGGGGTCGCCGTGCTGGTCGCCGAGGGGCATGCCCGGGTGGTCTGCTTCGGGGCCGGCTTCACCCCCGTACGGCTGCCGGCGGCCGAGGCCGCCGCGCTGGCCGGCGACCCTGCCGCGGCGCGCCAGGCGCTCCGGGCCGGGCTGGAGCCGCCGGGCGACGTCCACGCCTCGGGCGAATGGCGGCGCGAGGCCGCCGAGGAACTCCTCGTACAGGCCCTCGAAGACGCCTGGGAGCGGCGCTCATGA
- the aceB gene encoding malate synthase A, whose amino-acid sequence MAEAHSPVVTLAGPQVERAGEVLTTEALAFVAGLHRAFEARRRELLAKRGEKREEIARTGRLDFLPETAEIRADPSWRVAEAPRALLDRRVEITGPTDRKMTINALNSGARVWLADFEDASSPTWENAVAGQANLMDAFERRIDFTSPEGKEYKLKPDAELATVVVRPRGWHLVERHLLVDGQPVAGALFDFGLYFFHNAERLLARGARQADDPNSGPYFYLPKMESHLEARLWNDVFVHAQDALGIPQGTVRATVLIETITAAFEMEEILYELRDHMAGLNAGRWDYLFSVIKNFRDAGEKFVLPDRNSVGMTSPFMRAYTTLLVQTCHKRGAHAIGGMAAFIPSRRDPEVNKAALAKVKQDKDREAGGGFDGSWVAHPDLVPVCRESFDAVLGDRPNQKDRPLPDEVVTADQLLDVAATEGGRTEAGLHNAVAVGLRYIEAWLRGHGAVAIFNLMEDAATAEISRSQIWQWVNNGVVLDTGEKVTAELVRRLAGEELTHLREELGDSAFEKGRWAEARDLFLEVALSPEFQDFLTLPGYELL is encoded by the coding sequence ATGGCTGAAGCACATTCTCCGGTCGTCACCCTCGCCGGACCGCAGGTCGAGCGCGCCGGGGAGGTGCTCACCACCGAGGCGCTGGCCTTCGTCGCCGGGCTGCACCGGGCCTTCGAGGCACGCCGCCGCGAGCTCCTCGCCAAGCGCGGGGAGAAGCGCGAGGAGATCGCCCGCACCGGCCGGCTGGACTTCCTCCCGGAGACGGCCGAGATCCGGGCGGACCCGTCCTGGCGGGTCGCCGAGGCGCCGCGCGCGCTGCTCGACCGCAGGGTCGAGATCACCGGCCCGACCGACCGCAAGATGACCATCAACGCCCTCAACTCCGGTGCCCGGGTGTGGCTCGCCGACTTCGAGGACGCCTCCTCGCCCACCTGGGAGAACGCCGTCGCCGGCCAGGCGAACCTGATGGACGCCTTCGAGCGGCGGATCGACTTCACCTCGCCCGAGGGCAAGGAGTACAAGCTCAAGCCGGACGCCGAGCTGGCCACCGTGGTGGTCCGGCCGCGCGGCTGGCACCTGGTGGAGCGCCACCTGCTGGTCGACGGCCAGCCGGTGGCAGGCGCCCTCTTCGACTTCGGCCTCTACTTCTTCCACAACGCCGAGCGGCTGCTCGCCCGCGGCGCCCGGCAGGCGGACGACCCCAACTCCGGCCCGTACTTCTACCTGCCGAAGATGGAGAGCCATCTGGAGGCCCGGCTCTGGAACGACGTCTTCGTCCACGCGCAGGACGCGCTGGGCATCCCGCAGGGGACCGTCCGGGCCACCGTGCTGATCGAGACGATCACCGCGGCATTCGAGATGGAGGAGATCCTCTACGAGCTCCGCGACCACATGGCGGGACTCAACGCCGGGCGCTGGGACTACCTCTTCTCGGTGATCAAGAACTTCCGGGACGCGGGGGAGAAGTTCGTCCTGCCGGACCGCAACTCGGTCGGGATGACCTCCCCGTTCATGCGCGCCTACACCACCCTCCTCGTCCAGACCTGCCACAAGCGCGGCGCCCACGCGATCGGCGGGATGGCCGCGTTCATCCCGTCCCGCCGCGACCCCGAGGTCAACAAGGCCGCCCTGGCCAAGGTCAAGCAGGACAAGGACCGGGAGGCCGGCGGCGGCTTCGACGGCTCCTGGGTGGCGCACCCGGACCTGGTGCCGGTCTGCCGCGAGTCCTTCGACGCGGTGCTCGGCGACCGGCCGAACCAGAAGGACCGCCCGCTCCCGGACGAGGTGGTGACGGCGGACCAGCTGCTGGACGTCGCCGCCACCGAGGGCGGCCGCACCGAGGCCGGCCTCCACAACGCGGTCGCGGTCGGCCTCCGCTACATCGAGGCCTGGCTGCGCGGCCACGGCGCGGTCGCCATCTTCAACCTGATGGAGGACGCGGCCACGGCCGAGATCTCCCGCTCGCAGATCTGGCAGTGGGTCAACAACGGCGTGGTCCTCGACACCGGCGAGAAGGTGACCGCGGAGCTGGTCCGCCGACTGGCCGGCGAGGAACTGACCCACCTGCGCGAGGAACTCGGCGACTCCGCCTTCGAGAAGGGCCGCTGGGCCGAGGCCCGCGACCTCTTCCTGGAGGTCGCCCTGAGCCCCGAATTCCAGGACTTCCTCACCCTCCCCGGCTACGAGCTGCTGTAG
- a CDS encoding SDR family oxidoreductase, which produces MIIVTGATGKLGRRIVERLLLRVPADRVGVSVRDPRKAQALADRGVRVRQGSFDDPASLAHSFADAEQLLLVSLDRTGAECVDGHRAAIDAAVRAGAGRILYTSQMGAAHDAHFQACRDHAETEDLLRATGLPWTALRNGFYAASALQFLEAARHTGDIALPADGPVAWTGHDDLAEATAAILAGEARFEGPTPPLTAPAALDFEAVAELASQATGRPFTRTVVADEAFREQALAHGAPAPIADLMLSIFVAARNGEFTAVDPTLARLIGREPASFRSELERAWAA; this is translated from the coding sequence ATGATCATCGTGACCGGAGCCACCGGAAAGCTCGGCCGCCGCATCGTCGAACGCCTTCTGCTGCGCGTCCCCGCCGACCGCGTCGGCGTCAGCGTCCGCGACCCCCGCAAGGCCCAGGCCCTCGCCGACCGCGGCGTCCGCGTCCGGCAGGGCAGCTTCGACGACCCCGCCTCGCTCGCCCACTCCTTCGCGGACGCCGAGCAGCTGCTCCTCGTCTCCCTGGACCGCACCGGCGCGGAGTGCGTCGACGGCCACCGCGCCGCCATCGACGCCGCCGTACGGGCCGGGGCAGGCCGCATCCTCTACACCAGCCAGATGGGCGCCGCCCACGACGCCCACTTCCAGGCCTGCCGCGACCACGCCGAGACCGAGGATCTGCTGCGCGCCACCGGCCTGCCCTGGACCGCGCTGCGCAACGGCTTCTACGCCGCCAGCGCCCTGCAGTTCCTGGAGGCCGCCCGGCACACCGGGGACATAGCCCTCCCCGCCGACGGCCCCGTCGCCTGGACCGGCCACGACGACCTCGCCGAGGCCACCGCGGCGATCCTGGCCGGAGAGGCCCGCTTCGAGGGACCGACCCCGCCGCTCACCGCACCGGCGGCGCTGGACTTCGAGGCCGTCGCCGAGCTCGCGTCCCAGGCCACCGGGCGCCCCTTCACCCGCACCGTCGTCGCCGACGAGGCCTTCCGCGAGCAGGCGCTGGCGCACGGCGCCCCGGCCCCGATCGCCGACCTGATGCTGAGCATCTTCGTCGCGGCCCGGAACGGCGAGTTCACCGCTGTCGACCCCACCCTGGCCCGGCTGATCGGCCGGGAGCCGGCCTCCTTCCGCAGTGAGCTGGAGCGCGCCTGGGCCGCATAG
- a CDS encoding 50S ribosomal protein bL37 codes for MSKRTRKRKWRRRKANHGKRPVCR; via the coding sequence ATGTCGAAGCGGACACGCAAGCGCAAGTGGCGCCGGCGGAAGGCGAACCACGGCAAGCGCCCGGTCTGCCGCTGA
- a CDS encoding TetR/AcrR family transcriptional regulator, protein MTPRETADSPRRRIVEAAVELLEKGGPEAVSTRAVAAAAGMQPPAIYRLFGDKEGLLEAVAEHGYAQFLESKRAQLDPAPEDPVEELRRGWDLVVGFGVARPELFAVMNRAAGRGSDAAHRAGLEILHGRVRRLAAGGWLRVSEELAAQIIQATGQGAVTTWHATPADLRDPALLTVLRESMVAAVTRAEPALPAAESGVAAAARALRAALSGDDSLSGDGARSGDRAPSGDDDAAFPAGRAPAGRAPGGVAGGGVTASRAPGVLSDAELRLLREWLARLAGDAGAGAPSS, encoded by the coding sequence ATGACTCCCCGCGAAACCGCCGACAGCCCCCGCCGCCGCATCGTCGAGGCCGCCGTGGAGCTGCTGGAGAAGGGCGGCCCCGAGGCGGTGAGCACCCGCGCCGTCGCCGCGGCCGCGGGGATGCAGCCGCCCGCGATCTACCGCCTCTTCGGGGACAAGGAAGGGCTTCTGGAGGCCGTCGCCGAGCACGGCTACGCGCAGTTCCTGGAGAGCAAGCGCGCGCAGCTGGATCCCGCGCCCGAGGATCCGGTGGAGGAGCTGCGCCGCGGCTGGGACCTGGTGGTCGGGTTCGGGGTCGCCCGCCCGGAGCTGTTCGCGGTGATGAACCGGGCCGCCGGCCGCGGATCGGACGCGGCGCACCGCGCCGGCCTGGAGATCCTCCACGGCCGGGTGCGCCGGCTGGCGGCCGGCGGGTGGCTGCGGGTGAGCGAGGAGCTGGCCGCCCAGATCATCCAGGCGACCGGCCAGGGCGCGGTCACCACCTGGCACGCGACCCCCGCGGACCTCCGCGATCCGGCGCTGCTGACCGTCCTGCGGGAGTCCATGGTCGCGGCCGTGACCCGGGCCGAGCCGGCGCTGCCGGCCGCGGAGTCGGGCGTGGCGGCGGCGGCTCGCGCGCTGCGCGCGGCGCTCTCCGGCGATGACTCGCTTTCCGGCGACGGCGCGCGCTCCGGCGACCGCGCGCCCTCCGGCGACGACGATGCGGCCTTCCCCGCCGGCCGCGCCCCCGCCGGCCGCGCCCCCGGCGGCGTCGCAGGCGGCGGCGTCACAGCCAGCCGCGCCCCCGGCGTCCTGAGCGACGCCGAGCTGCGGCTGCTGCGCGAGTGGCTGGCGCGCCTGGCCGGGGACGCGGGCGCGGGCGCGCCGTCGTCCTGA
- a CDS encoding (2Fe-2S)-binding protein: MTTPRNTAAAAATGGRNRIRPQSPPLAEPSAWRELALTVNGESVAVRAESRLLLSDLLRDRLGLTGTHTGCEHGVCGACTVLLDGEPVRSCLTLAAQCQDAEVRTVEGLAPDGKELGPVQRAFHEQHGLQCGYCTPGLLMTCTALAERAERPDEAAVADALSGHLCRCTGYRGIRAAARQALDEVHGAPAGHEEAER; this comes from the coding sequence ATGACGACACCTCGGAACACCGCGGCCGCAGCCGCCACCGGCGGGCGCAACCGGATCCGCCCGCAGAGTCCGCCGCTCGCCGAGCCCAGCGCCTGGCGCGAGCTGGCCCTCACCGTCAACGGCGAGAGCGTCGCCGTACGGGCGGAGTCCCGGCTGCTCCTCAGCGACCTGCTGCGGGACAGGCTGGGGCTCACCGGCACCCACACCGGCTGCGAGCACGGCGTCTGCGGCGCCTGCACAGTGCTCCTCGACGGCGAGCCGGTGCGGTCCTGCCTCACCCTGGCCGCGCAGTGCCAGGACGCCGAGGTCCGCACCGTGGAGGGCCTCGCGCCGGACGGCAAGGAGCTCGGCCCTGTGCAGCGCGCCTTCCACGAACAGCACGGCCTGCAGTGCGGCTACTGCACCCCCGGGCTGCTGATGACCTGCACCGCCCTGGCCGAACGGGCCGAGCGGCCGGACGAGGCGGCGGTCGCCGACGCCCTCAGCGGCCACCTCTGCCGCTGCACCGGCTACCGGGGGATCCGGGCCGCGGCCCGGCAGGCGCTCGACGAGGTGCACGGCGCACCCGCCGGCCACGAGGAGGCAGAGCGATGA
- a CDS encoding nitroreductase/quinone reductase family protein, with the protein MSFETPKGTRGGRGSTGPGVRALKGSMVRWHRRTGYKLMGMDLVILTTIGAKSGRRRENPVAWTADGEDAWLVVASAAGSRHNPAWFHNIAAHPDQVWAEFKHRRLRVIPEQLHGERRAEAWARLVERFPRYAEYQRKTDREVPVIRLTPAPENHT; encoded by the coding sequence ATGTCTTTCGAGACTCCGAAGGGCACCCGGGGCGGCCGGGGTTCGACCGGGCCGGGGGTCCGGGCGCTGAAGGGTTCGATGGTCCGCTGGCACCGGCGGACCGGATACAAGCTGATGGGGATGGATCTGGTGATCCTGACCACCATCGGCGCCAAGTCCGGTCGGCGCAGGGAGAATCCGGTCGCCTGGACGGCGGACGGGGAGGACGCCTGGCTGGTGGTCGCCTCCGCGGCCGGCTCCCGCCACAACCCCGCCTGGTTCCACAACATCGCCGCCCATCCGGACCAGGTGTGGGCCGAGTTCAAGCACCGCAGGCTGCGCGTCATACCGGAGCAGCTGCACGGCGAGCGGCGGGCGGAGGCCTGGGCGCGGCTGGTGGAGAGGTTCCCGAGGTACGCCGAGTACCAGCGGAAGACCGACCGCGAGGTGCCGGTCATCCGGCTGACCCCGGCACCGGAGAACCATACCTAA
- a CDS encoding IclR family transcriptional regulator, which translates to MASESPSGGGVQSVERALQLLEVLADADGTGTLTDLADASGLPMPTIHRLIRTLAQNGYVRQDEHRRYSLGPRLIRLGESAGRLLGSWARPYLAELMEATGETANLAVLEAGEVVYVGQVPSRHSMRMFTEVGRRVSPHCTAVGKVLLAQLPPAAAAAVVGSAELPAHTAYTVTQPTELLGQLDTARLAGYAVDDQEQEIGVRCIAVNVPDAPTPTAISISGPEARIRTLEERAESAPDALIPTMRDIAARLGKALTASE; encoded by the coding sequence GTGGCAAGCGAGAGCCCCAGCGGCGGCGGGGTGCAGTCCGTCGAGCGCGCGCTCCAGCTCCTCGAGGTACTCGCCGACGCCGACGGCACCGGCACCCTCACCGACCTGGCGGACGCCTCCGGTCTGCCCATGCCCACCATCCACCGGCTCATCCGCACTCTCGCGCAGAACGGCTACGTCCGCCAGGACGAGCACCGGCGGTACTCCCTCGGCCCCCGGCTGATCCGCCTCGGCGAGAGCGCGGGCCGGCTGCTCGGCAGCTGGGCCCGGCCCTACCTGGCCGAACTGATGGAGGCCACCGGCGAGACGGCGAACCTCGCGGTGCTGGAGGCGGGCGAGGTGGTCTACGTCGGCCAGGTGCCCTCCCGGCACTCCATGCGGATGTTCACCGAGGTCGGCCGCCGGGTCTCGCCGCACTGCACCGCGGTGGGCAAGGTGCTCCTCGCGCAGCTGCCGCCGGCCGCCGCGGCGGCGGTGGTCGGGAGCGCCGAGCTGCCCGCGCACACGGCGTACACGGTCACCCAACCCACCGAGCTGCTGGGGCAGTTGGACACCGCCCGGCTGGCCGGCTACGCCGTGGACGACCAGGAGCAGGAGATCGGCGTGCGCTGCATCGCGGTGAACGTGCCGGATGCGCCGACGCCGACGGCGATCTCCATCTCCGGCCCCGAGGCGCGCATCCGCACGCTCGAGGAGCGGGCGGAGAGCGCGCCGGACGCGCTGATCCCCACGATGCGGGACATCGCGGCGCGACTGGGCAAGGCCCTGACGGCAAGCGAGTAA
- a CDS encoding RICIN domain-containing protein produces the protein MRDAVRNTRTLAALAAVLALVLGAFWAQQSPARAVSATTSGTTSTAVNVDGGSAARIFDGIGAISGGGGNSRLLIDYPEPQRSQILDYLFKPGYGAALQILKVEIGGDTNSTDGSESSYQHTQGSVNCDTGYEWWLMEQAKLRNPHIKLYGLAWGAPGWTSEGKGDDFFTTTGVNYLMGWLGCARHHGLNIDYLGGWNERGYDKSFYEQLHSALPAHGFTHTQVVGADSGWDVATAMQADPAFKNSIDIVGTHYPCNYMSAMTSCSTTPDALATGKQLWASENGSEDLNTGGAPMARAINRGYLDAKMSAYINWPLIAAIYPNLPYNTMGLMTATQPWSGNYTVGKSLWSAAQTTQFTEPGWQYLDSGSGYLGGDRANGSYVSYRSPDRRNWSTVLETLDATAAQTATFKVSGGLPGGRLHVWASDFGSNSQSDYMVRQPDLTAGSDGTYTLTLQPDHVYTVTTETGGGAGTAASPARGTMKLPYADSFAEVPVGRQARLLSDQQGAFESVKCDGGRSGDCLRQMDTQLPVTWDGASDPYSTLGDLGWTDYTVSVDTRLTQTSGAVQLLGRVGEQQGFSPAGIDAYYLQLAHDGSWSVLKNTTSHTVTTLASGTDAAAAGDGWHRLSLAFAGDAITASIDGAKVASVTDSSYESGQVGIGTSGYVQGEFSRLSITPGAGQPAWSGTYKLVNRNSGKVLDVANQNTADGSPVDQWTDNSGANQQWQVTAVGDGYYRLVGVQSGKPLEVPSANPNEGTQLDVSTGSGPAAEWRIVPSGSGYATLENRATGMMVDVNGQSTSDGAKVIEWPQNGGANQQWQLVSTG, from the coding sequence ATGCGGGACGCCGTTCGCAACACCAGAACCCTGGCGGCGCTGGCCGCCGTTCTCGCGCTGGTCCTCGGGGCCTTCTGGGCGCAGCAGTCGCCCGCGCGGGCCGTTTCCGCGACCACGAGTGGGACTACCAGTACGGCGGTGAATGTCGACGGCGGCTCCGCGGCCCGGATCTTCGACGGGATCGGGGCGATCAGCGGTGGCGGCGGCAACTCCCGCCTGCTGATCGACTATCCGGAGCCGCAGCGCAGCCAGATCCTCGACTACCTCTTCAAGCCCGGCTACGGCGCCGCGCTGCAGATCCTGAAGGTCGAGATCGGCGGCGACACCAACTCCACGGACGGCTCCGAGTCCAGCTATCAGCACACCCAGGGCAGCGTGAACTGCGACACCGGCTACGAGTGGTGGCTGATGGAGCAGGCGAAGCTGCGCAACCCGCACATCAAGCTGTACGGCCTGGCCTGGGGCGCCCCCGGCTGGACCAGTGAGGGCAAGGGCGACGACTTCTTCACCACCACCGGGGTGAACTACCTGATGGGCTGGCTGGGTTGCGCCCGCCACCACGGCCTGAACATCGACTACCTCGGCGGCTGGAACGAGCGCGGCTACGACAAGTCCTTCTACGAGCAGCTGCACTCCGCGCTGCCGGCACACGGCTTCACCCACACCCAGGTGGTCGGCGCCGACTCCGGCTGGGACGTGGCCACGGCCATGCAGGCCGACCCGGCGTTCAAGAACTCCATCGACATCGTCGGCACCCACTACCCGTGCAACTACATGTCCGCGATGACCAGCTGCTCCACCACCCCGGACGCGCTGGCCACCGGCAAGCAGCTGTGGGCGAGCGAGAACGGCTCGGAGGACCTGAACACCGGCGGGGCGCCGATGGCCCGGGCGATCAACCGCGGCTACCTGGACGCCAAGATGTCGGCGTACATCAACTGGCCGCTGATCGCCGCGATCTACCCCAACCTCCCGTACAACACCATGGGGCTGATGACCGCGACCCAGCCCTGGTCCGGCAACTACACGGTGGGCAAGTCGCTCTGGTCCGCCGCGCAGACCACCCAGTTCACCGAGCCGGGCTGGCAGTACCTGGACAGCGGCAGCGGCTACCTCGGCGGCGACCGCGCCAACGGCAGCTACGTCAGCTACCGCTCGCCGGACAGGCGGAACTGGTCCACGGTGCTGGAGACGCTGGACGCGACGGCCGCGCAGACCGCCACGTTCAAGGTCTCTGGCGGGCTGCCCGGCGGCCGGCTGCACGTGTGGGCGAGCGACTTCGGCTCCAACAGCCAGAGCGACTACATGGTGCGGCAGCCGGACCTGACGGCCGGCTCGGACGGGACGTACACCCTCACCCTTCAGCCCGACCACGTCTACACGGTCACGACCGAGACCGGCGGCGGCGCCGGGACGGCCGCCTCGCCCGCACGCGGCACGATGAAGCTCCCGTACGCGGACAGCTTCGCCGAGGTGCCGGTGGGCCGGCAGGCCCGGCTGCTCAGCGACCAGCAGGGCGCCTTCGAGTCGGTGAAGTGCGACGGCGGCCGCAGCGGCGACTGCCTGCGGCAGATGGACACTCAGCTGCCGGTCACCTGGGACGGCGCCTCGGACCCGTACTCCACGCTGGGCGACCTCGGGTGGACCGACTACACCGTGTCGGTGGACACCCGGCTGACGCAGACGAGCGGGGCCGTGCAGTTGCTCGGGCGGGTCGGCGAGCAGCAGGGCTTCAGCCCGGCCGGGATCGACGCCTACTACCTTCAGCTGGCGCACGACGGCTCGTGGTCGGTGCTGAAGAACACCACCTCGCACACCGTCACCACGCTGGCCTCCGGCACGGATGCCGCGGCGGCGGGCGACGGCTGGCACCGGCTCTCGCTGGCCTTCGCCGGGGACGCGATCACCGCCTCGATCGACGGGGCGAAGGTGGCCTCGGTCACCGACTCCTCGTACGAGTCGGGGCAGGTCGGGATCGGGACCTCCGGCTACGTCCAGGGCGAGTTCAGCCGGCTGAGCATCACGCCCGGGGCCGGACAGCCGGCCTGGTCCGGCACCTACAAGCTGGTGAACCGGAACAGCGGCAAGGTGCTCGACGTGGCGAACCAGAACACCGCCGACGGCTCACCGGTCGACCAGTGGACGGACAACTCAGGGGCGAACCAGCAGTGGCAGGTCACCGCGGTCGGCGACGGCTACTACCGGCTGGTCGGCGTGCAGAGCGGCAAGCCGCTTGAGGTCCCGTCCGCCAATCCGAACGAGGGCACCCAGCTGGACGTCTCCACCGGTTCGGGGCCGGCCGCCGAGTGGCGGATCGTGCCCTCGGGGTCCGGCTACGCCACCCTCGAGAACCGGGCCACTGGGATGATGGTGGACGTCAACGGCCAGTCCACCTCGGACGGCGCCAAGGTGATCGAGTGGCCGCAGAACGGCGGCGCCAACCAGCAGTGGCAGCTGGTGAGCACGGGCTGA
- a CDS encoding maleylpyruvate isomerase family mycothiol-dependent enzyme encodes MTGEPGEPDAPSAAAWLGDPIDARPLFGTELGSLLSILRGLEPADWHRPATGIWTVHDVVAHLLGDFRGRLGCDHRGGPADGETIAAFIHRTNQEWVELHAGDSPASLVEALADAGTRLSRRFAAADLYADALGVSWAGADPAPAWLDIAREFTEHWTHRQQIRHAVGHPTDPEPRALATVLDTFLRALPHTLRGTEAPPGTQVRVIVEGPAGGTWTATATESAGVQRWTLAQPSTRSGPPTAVLRLDAETAWRAATRLLHPTETLARAHVCGDHHLAEAVCRLVSIVY; translated from the coding sequence ATGACCGGCGAGCCGGGCGAACCTGACGCCCCCTCTGCTGCTGCCTGGCTGGGCGACCCGATCGACGCGCGGCCGCTCTTCGGCACGGAACTCGGCTCGCTGCTCAGCATCCTGCGGGGATTGGAGCCCGCCGACTGGCACAGGCCGGCGACCGGCATCTGGACGGTGCACGACGTCGTCGCCCACCTCCTCGGCGACTTCCGCGGCCGCCTCGGCTGCGACCATCGGGGCGGACCCGCCGACGGCGAGACGATCGCGGCGTTCATCCACCGCACGAACCAGGAATGGGTCGAACTGCACGCTGGGGACAGCCCCGCCTCGCTCGTCGAAGCCCTGGCGGACGCGGGCACCCGGCTCAGCCGCCGGTTCGCCGCGGCAGACCTGTACGCCGACGCCCTGGGAGTGTCATGGGCCGGGGCCGACCCGGCACCGGCGTGGCTCGACATCGCCAGGGAGTTCACCGAGCACTGGACCCACCGGCAGCAGATCCGCCACGCCGTCGGCCACCCCACCGACCCGGAGCCGCGCGCCCTGGCGACGGTCCTCGACACCTTCCTCCGGGCCCTGCCGCATACCCTGCGCGGTACCGAGGCGCCCCCCGGCACCCAGGTCCGCGTGATCGTCGAGGGCCCCGCCGGCGGCACCTGGACGGCGACCGCGACCGAGTCCGCCGGCGTACAGAGATGGACACTCGCCCAGCCGTCCACCCGCAGCGGCCCCCCGACGGCCGTCCTCCGCCTGGACGCCGAGACCGCCTGGCGGGCGGCCACCCGACTCCTCCACCCCACCGAGACCCTGGCCCGCGCCCACGTATGCGGAGACCACCACCTGGCCGAAGCCGTCTGCCGGCTCGTGTCCATCGTCTACTGA